In Palleronia sp. LCG004, a single window of DNA contains:
- a CDS encoding succinylglutamate desuccinylase/aspartoacylase family protein produces MPRNAFTIGGQSIAPGEARTIDLPVSRLSDHTPVTMSVHVVHGRREGPTLFVSAAVHGDEVIGVEIARRLLRQPQLDSLRGTLLVVPIVNTFGFLNNSRYMPDRRDLNRSFPGSEGGSLAARLANLFMTEIVARSDFGIDLHSAAIHRTNMPQIRVSASSQQTLDRARAFGAPIVVRAKLREGSLRAAARDTGCDILLYEAGEALRFDEFSARVGASGILRVMHEMGMIGAKGLGRRRITPMNCASSHWLRAPAGGLMRSFREVGEGVEAGTLLAAVSDPFGENEIEIAADTTAVILGRATMPIVNEGDAIYHLAPVETDPETRMARLAAEIEADPMFDEDEIL; encoded by the coding sequence ATGCCCCGCAACGCCTTCACCATCGGCGGCCAATCCATTGCCCCCGGTGAGGCGCGGACGATCGACCTGCCCGTCTCGCGACTGAGCGATCACACGCCCGTCACGATGTCGGTCCATGTCGTGCATGGCCGGCGGGAAGGGCCGACATTGTTCGTCTCGGCCGCGGTCCATGGCGACGAGGTGATCGGGGTCGAAATCGCAAGAAGGCTGCTCCGCCAGCCGCAACTCGACAGCCTGCGCGGCACATTGCTGGTCGTGCCGATCGTGAACACCTTCGGGTTTCTCAACAACTCGCGGTACATGCCCGACCGGCGCGATCTGAACCGGTCCTTTCCGGGATCGGAGGGCGGGTCGCTTGCCGCACGTCTCGCCAACCTCTTCATGACCGAGATCGTGGCCCGCAGCGATTTCGGCATCGACCTTCATTCCGCGGCGATACATCGCACGAACATGCCGCAGATCCGCGTCTCCGCCTCGTCGCAGCAGACCCTCGATCGCGCGCGCGCCTTCGGCGCTCCCATCGTCGTGCGCGCCAAGCTGCGCGAGGGCTCGCTCCGCGCCGCCGCGCGCGATACGGGCTGCGACATCCTTCTCTACGAGGCGGGAGAGGCGCTCAGGTTCGACGAATTCTCGGCGCGTGTCGGCGCATCCGGCATCCTTCGGGTGATGCACGAGATGGGCATGATCGGCGCAAAGGGGCTCGGGCGGCGGCGCATCACACCGATGAACTGTGCAAGTTCGCACTGGCTGCGCGCACCCGCCGGCGGACTGATGCGGTCCTTCCGCGAAGTCGGTGAAGGCGTCGAGGCGGGCACCCTCCTCGCGGCTGTCTCGGATCCTTTCGGCGAAAACGAGATCGAGATTGCCGCGGATACCACAGCCGTCATCCTCGGTCGCGCGACCATGCCGATCGTCAACGAGGGGGACGCGATCTATCACCTCGCGCCGGTCGAGACCGATCCCGAAACCCGCATGGCACGGCTCGCAGCAGAGATCGAAGCGGATCCGATGTTCGACGAAGACGAGATTCTCTGA
- the ggt gene encoding gamma-glutamyltransferase, which yields MVRYTSLALAAIALTAAAEAQQATDAVDPEAPATSQSLGAGLSEAAQRALEAKRAGTPVEASDWMVAAANPHAVEAGFRVLEAGGSAADAMVAVQTVLGLVEPQSSGLGGGAFLVYYDAESGTLTTLDGRETAPLDATPQLFQVDGEPMEFYDAVVGGRSVGTPGTPRLMERAHEMWGNAEWSSLFEDAIALARDGFTVSPRLAALVAEEGERLQTFDRTAEYFFPGGTAIAEGDTLTNAPYADTLEAIASDGADIFYNGEIAQGIVDTVQGADGNPGVLSMTDLAIYDVVERDAVCVPYRGAEVCGMGPPSSGALTVGQILGILSNYDLGEMGPDDPDAWRLIGDASRLAFADRGRYMADIDFVPMPLEGLIDTDYLQSRSMQLGGSEALDEVTPGAPEWDHAMLWGDDMAIELPSTSHISIVDGDGNALSMTTTIENGFGSRLMAPGGFLLNNELTDFSFATHEDGNPIANRVEPGKRPRSSMAPTIVMRDGTPSLVVGSPGGSRIIGYVAQAIINHVDWGMDVQQALGAPHLVNRFGTFDIEAGTKAVGLETALGEMGYETDIRELTSGLHAIEITDDGLFGGADPRREGIALGQ from the coding sequence ATGGTCCGTTACACGTCCCTCGCCCTTGCGGCAATCGCGTTAACGGCTGCGGCCGAGGCACAGCAGGCCACGGATGCGGTCGATCCCGAAGCGCCGGCCACCTCGCAATCCCTGGGAGCAGGACTTTCGGAGGCTGCACAACGTGCGCTCGAAGCGAAGCGCGCGGGAACCCCGGTCGAGGCCAGCGACTGGATGGTTGCCGCAGCGAATCCGCATGCGGTCGAGGCCGGCTTTCGCGTGCTCGAGGCAGGCGGCAGCGCGGCGGACGCCATGGTCGCGGTCCAGACTGTCCTTGGTCTCGTGGAGCCTCAGAGTTCCGGGCTCGGCGGCGGGGCGTTCCTTGTCTACTACGACGCCGAAAGCGGGACGCTCACCACGCTCGACGGTCGCGAGACCGCGCCGCTCGACGCGACGCCGCAACTCTTTCAGGTCGATGGCGAACCGATGGAGTTCTATGACGCGGTCGTGGGCGGCCGCTCTGTTGGCACGCCGGGCACCCCGCGGCTGATGGAGCGCGCCCACGAAATGTGGGGCAATGCGGAATGGAGCAGCCTGTTCGAGGATGCCATCGCGCTTGCCCGTGACGGCTTCACGGTTTCCCCGCGCCTCGCCGCACTCGTTGCCGAGGAAGGCGAGCGGCTGCAGACCTTCGATCGTACGGCCGAGTACTTCTTCCCCGGCGGCACCGCGATCGCCGAAGGCGATACGCTGACCAACGCACCCTATGCCGACACGCTCGAGGCGATCGCGAGCGACGGGGCGGACATCTTCTATAATGGCGAAATCGCGCAGGGCATAGTCGATACGGTCCAAGGTGCCGATGGCAATCCCGGCGTGTTGTCGATGACCGATCTCGCAATCTACGACGTGGTCGAGCGCGATGCCGTCTGCGTCCCCTATCGCGGGGCCGAGGTCTGCGGCATGGGACCGCCGAGCTCGGGCGCGCTGACCGTGGGCCAGATCCTCGGCATCCTCTCGAACTACGATCTGGGCGAGATGGGGCCCGACGACCCGGATGCCTGGCGCCTGATCGGGGACGCGTCGCGCCTCGCCTTCGCCGACCGTGGTCGCTACATGGCCGATATCGACTTCGTGCCGATGCCGCTCGAGGGACTGATCGACACCGACTACCTCCAAAGCCGCTCGATGCAGCTCGGGGGATCCGAGGCGCTCGACGAGGTGACCCCCGGTGCGCCGGAATGGGATCATGCGATGCTCTGGGGCGACGACATGGCGATCGAGCTTCCGTCGACCTCGCATATTTCCATCGTCGACGGGGACGGCAATGCCCTCAGCATGACGACGACGATCGAGAACGGCTTCGGATCGCGGCTGATGGCACCGGGTGGCTTCCTCCTCAACAACGAACTGACCGATTTCAGCTTTGCCACGCATGAGGACGGCAACCCGATCGCCAATCGCGTCGAGCCGGGCAAGCGACCGAGGTCCTCCATGGCCCCGACGATCGTGATGCGCGACGGCACTCCTTCCCTCGTCGTCGGATCGCCCGGCGGATCGCGCATCATCGGCTACGTCGCGCAGGCGATCATCAACCACGTGGATTGGGGCATGGATGTGCAGCAGGCCCTCGGCGCACCGCATCTCGTCAACCGTTTCGGCACGTTCGATATCGAGGCCGGCACGAAGGCGGTCGGCCTTGAGACTGCGCTCGGGGAGATGGGCTACGAGACGGATATCCGCGAACTGACGAGCGGCCTGCACGCCATCGAGATCACCGATGACGGGCTGTTCGGTGGTGCAGATCCCAGGCGCGAAGGGATCGCCCTCGGCCAATAA
- a CDS encoding VPLPA-CTERM sorting domain-containing protein, which produces MKHAFLAAVAALGLGATSASAITYSFEDLLPGGGGSLIASEFSLDVTAIDAGVIFSIMNDVAVSEYSPRGRSVGFEDSLGLLTNPMISGTNVSFATANGNLPQSNRNYDEFVFAATQGNDSATIGDGETLDLTFELNGTTTFDDVIAALNSGSLLVGLHVISINGVDPSSDTITTIGEVPLPAGLPLLLAGVGAFGLMRRKRKAA; this is translated from the coding sequence ATGAAACATGCATTTCTTGCCGCCGTTGCCGCTCTCGGTCTGGGTGCGACTTCGGCTTCGGCCATTACATATTCGTTCGAAGACCTTCTGCCTGGTGGTGGCGGAAGCCTCATCGCCAGCGAATTCTCGCTGGATGTCACGGCGATCGATGCGGGCGTGATCTTCAGCATCATGAACGACGTTGCCGTGTCTGAATACAGCCCCCGCGGGCGCAGCGTTGGGTTCGAGGACAGCCTCGGCCTTCTGACGAATCCGATGATCAGCGGAACGAATGTCAGCTTCGCAACCGCGAACGGCAACTTGCCCCAGTCGAACCGGAACTACGATGAATTCGTGTTCGCGGCCACGCAGGGCAATGACAGCGCCACCATCGGTGACGGTGAAACGCTGGACCTGACCTTCGAGCTGAACGGAACGACCACGTTCGATGACGTGATCGCGGCGCTCAACAGCGGTTCGCTCCTGGTCGGTCTGCACGTGATCTCGATCAATGGCGTGGATCCGAGCTCCGACACGATCACCACGATCGGCGAAGTGCCGCTTCCCGCTGGTCTTCCGCTGCTCCTCGCCGGTGTCGGCGCGTTCGGTCTCATGCGGCGCAAGCGCAAGGCCGCCTGA
- a CDS encoding MBL fold metallo-hydrolase has product MTRLPDAQRLEIGDITVTALSDGPLPLGVDNLVGIEKDEYARLMRERHLDAETWRSGLNAFVIETGGRKILVDAGVAGNMGERTGRVAANMAAAGYAPDDIDTIYVTHMHPDHIAGLMGEDGARFGKAVLKVHEADHAHFSDEANASDATRAMLKAYEDQTETFATGADIATGLRNLHLPGHTPGHSGLEIQSGGSTLLLLTDIVHIAPVQLANPDVGTGFDTDVEQARATRKAILDRVASDETPILGSHITFPGAGFIERAETGYRFVQLPYSHDD; this is encoded by the coding sequence ATGACACGCCTACCCGACGCGCAGCGCCTCGAAATCGGCGACATAACCGTTACGGCACTCAGCGACGGCCCCCTGCCCCTCGGCGTCGACAATCTCGTAGGTATCGAGAAGGACGAATACGCCAGACTGATGCGCGAACGGCATCTCGACGCCGAGACGTGGCGCTCGGGTCTCAACGCGTTCGTGATCGAGACGGGAGGACGAAAGATCCTCGTCGATGCGGGGGTCGCCGGAAACATGGGCGAGCGGACGGGCCGGGTCGCAGCCAACATGGCGGCGGCGGGTTACGCGCCCGACGACATCGACACGATTTACGTTACGCACATGCACCCCGACCATATCGCGGGTCTCATGGGCGAAGATGGTGCGCGCTTCGGAAAGGCCGTCCTCAAGGTCCACGAGGCCGACCACGCCCATTTCTCGGACGAAGCCAATGCAAGCGACGCGACGCGCGCGATGCTCAAAGCCTATGAAGACCAGACCGAGACGTTCGCGACAGGTGCCGACATCGCGACCGGCCTGCGCAACCTGCACCTTCCGGGACATACGCCCGGCCATTCGGGGCTCGAGATCCAGTCCGGAGGTTCGACGCTTCTGCTGCTGACCGACATCGTCCACATCGCACCGGTGCAGCTTGCCAATCCCGATGTCGGGACCGGCTTCGACACGGATGTGGAGCAGGCCCGCGCGACGCGGAAGGCGATACTCGACCGGGTTGCAAGCGACGAGACGCCGATCCTGGGCAGCCATATCACTTTCCCAGGTGCCGGATTTATCGAACGCGCCGAAACCGGGTACCGCTTCGTCCAACTGCCCTACTCGCACGACGACTGA
- a CDS encoding MOSC domain-containing protein: protein MVDLGEMMARHARQGRVEWIGLRPERRAPLVPVQEAEIDEAGLSGDHGRPGKRAVTLIQAEHLPVIAGLLGRPDVRPADLRRNIVVSGINLAALRKAQVRIGDAVVFVEGPCPPCSRMEETFGPGGYSAVRGHGGYYASVIAPGRIIHGAPVLRG, encoded by the coding sequence ATGGTCGATCTCGGCGAGATGATGGCACGCCATGCACGCCAAGGCCGCGTGGAATGGATCGGCCTCAGACCCGAGCGGCGCGCGCCGCTCGTCCCGGTCCAGGAGGCCGAGATCGACGAGGCGGGCCTGTCGGGTGATCACGGACGGCCAGGGAAGCGGGCGGTCACGCTGATTCAGGCAGAGCATCTGCCCGTCATCGCCGGTCTTCTGGGTCGCCCGGATGTGCGTCCGGCCGATCTTCGCCGGAACATCGTGGTGTCGGGCATCAACCTAGCCGCTCTGCGCAAGGCTCAGGTCCGGATCGGCGACGCGGTCGTCTTCGTCGAGGGGCCCTGTCCGCCATGTTCGAGGATGGAGGAGACCTTCGGGCCTGGCGGGTACTCGGCGGTTCGCGGTCACGGTGGATATTATGCGAGCGTGATCGCCCCCGGCCGGATCATTCACGGAGCCCCGGTTCTTCGCGGATAG
- a CDS encoding ceramidase domain-containing protein has product MDWTAPIDIYCERLSASYWAEPVNAFTNLAFIVVALWLWPKSRGIEAVLCAILFAIGIGSWLFHTHATAWAALADTVPIGIFILTYVFAANRRYFGWSVAISMLGVVVFALWLAVGGAIFARLPGFDISASYWPVPAGILLYAALLRRRLPQVARGLAIGAAILTLSLVFRSLDHPLCSALPTGTHFAWHLFNAVMLGWMITVLRRDRVERVRQRG; this is encoded by the coding sequence ATGGATTGGACCGCCCCCATCGACATCTACTGCGAACGGTTGAGCGCGAGCTACTGGGCCGAGCCCGTCAACGCGTTTACCAACCTGGCCTTCATCGTGGTCGCGCTCTGGCTCTGGCCGAAGAGCAGGGGGATCGAGGCCGTGCTCTGTGCGATCCTTTTCGCGATCGGGATCGGGTCGTGGCTCTTTCATACCCATGCAACCGCTTGGGCGGCACTGGCCGACACGGTACCGATCGGGATCTTCATCCTGACCTACGTGTTTGCGGCGAACCGCCGCTATTTCGGGTGGTCCGTGGCGATCTCCATGCTCGGGGTAGTGGTCTTCGCGCTCTGGCTGGCGGTCGGAGGGGCGATCTTCGCGCGGCTGCCGGGCTTCGATATCTCGGCGAGTTACTGGCCCGTCCCTGCAGGGATCCTCCTTTACGCCGCGCTGCTGCGCCGCAGGTTGCCGCAAGTGGCGCGCGGACTGGCAATCGGGGCTGCGATCCTGACGCTCTCCCTCGTCTTCCGGTCGCTGGACCATCCGCTATGTTCCGCGCTGCCCACCGGCACCCATTTCGCATGGCATCTCTTCAACGCTGTGATGCTGGGCTGGATGATCACGGTGCTCAGGCGCGACCGGGTTGAAAGGGTCCGGCAACGGGGATAG
- the gatC gene encoding Asp-tRNA(Asn)/Glu-tRNA(Gln) amidotransferase subunit GatC: MSIDKDTAARVASLARIRVEPESLDALAAEFNTILGFIEQLGEVDVDGVEPMVSVTPQRLKRREDVVTDGDQQAKVLANAPDAREGFFAVPKVVE, translated from the coding sequence ATGTCGATCGACAAAGACACCGCCGCCCGCGTGGCGAGCCTCGCGCGGATCCGCGTGGAGCCCGAGAGCCTCGACGCGCTCGCCGCCGAGTTCAACACCATCCTGGGCTTCATCGAACAGCTCGGCGAAGTCGACGTCGACGGCGTGGAGCCCATGGTGAGCGTGACGCCTCAACGGCTGAAGCGTCGCGAGGATGTGGTCACGGACGGCGATCAGCAGGCGAAGGTTCTGGCCAACGCGCCCGACGCCCGCGAGGGCTTTTTTGCCGTGCCGAAGGTTGTGGAATAA
- the gatA gene encoding Asp-tRNA(Asn)/Glu-tRNA(Gln) amidotransferase subunit GatA, giving the protein MSDLNTLTISEARRRLRKGEVTSRQITEACLSAMEAGTALNAYAHPTADLAMQMAEAADERLKQDDAPGLCGIPLGIKDLFCTKGVASQAGSRILEGFRPEYESTVTRQLWESGAVMLGKLNMDEFAMGSSNETSVYGPAVNPWKIDERELTPGGSSGGSSAAVAADLCLAATGTDTGGSIREPAAFTGTVGIKPTYGRCSRWGIVAFASSLDQAGPMTKDVRDAAILLRAMSGHDPLDSTSADLPVPDFEAALSGDIRGKTIGIPREYHADGMPEEIEALWANGRAMLEDAGAKVVDVSLPHTKYALACYYVIAPAEASSNLARYDGVRFGRRAALEQGDGILELYEKTRAEGFGDEVKRRVMIGTYVLSAGFYDAYYNRARKVRTLIKRDFEEVFAQGVDAILTPTTPSAAFGIGETVEADPVQMYLNDVFTVTVNLAGLPGISVPAGQDRQGLPLGLQLIGRPWEEGDLLNMAYTLEQSAGFVAKPARWW; this is encoded by the coding sequence ATGTCGGATCTCAATACGCTGACCATCTCCGAAGCCCGCCGCCGCCTCCGCAAGGGGGAGGTGACGAGCCGCCAGATCACCGAGGCCTGCCTTTCGGCGATGGAGGCTGGAACGGCGCTCAACGCCTATGCCCATCCGACAGCCGATCTGGCCATGCAGATGGCCGAAGCTGCAGACGAGCGGTTGAAGCAGGACGACGCGCCGGGGCTTTGCGGTATTCCGCTCGGAATCAAGGATCTCTTCTGCACCAAGGGTGTGGCCAGCCAAGCTGGAAGCCGCATCCTCGAAGGGTTCCGCCCTGAATACGAATCCACCGTGACGCGCCAGCTCTGGGAGAGCGGAGCGGTCATGCTTGGCAAGCTCAACATGGACGAATTCGCCATGGGTTCGTCGAACGAGACGAGCGTCTATGGCCCCGCGGTCAATCCGTGGAAGATCGACGAGCGCGAGTTGACGCCCGGCGGATCCTCGGGCGGGTCCTCCGCGGCCGTCGCCGCCGATCTCTGCCTTGCGGCGACTGGGACCGATACGGGCGGCTCCATCCGCGAGCCCGCGGCCTTCACCGGCACCGTCGGAATCAAGCCCACCTATGGACGCTGCTCTCGCTGGGGGATCGTGGCTTTCGCCTCGAGCCTCGATCAGGCGGGCCCGATGACCAAGGATGTGCGCGACGCCGCGATCCTGCTGCGCGCGATGTCGGGGCACGATCCGCTCGACAGCACGAGCGCCGATCTGCCCGTCCCCGATTTCGAGGCGGCGCTCAGCGGTGACATCCGTGGCAAGACGATCGGCATTCCGCGCGAATACCATGCCGATGGAATGCCTGAAGAAATCGAGGCGCTTTGGGCCAATGGCCGCGCGATGCTCGAGGATGCCGGCGCGAAGGTCGTCGACGTGTCGTTGCCGCATACGAAATACGCGCTTGCCTGCTATTACGTGATCGCGCCCGCAGAGGCGTCATCGAACCTCGCGCGCTACGACGGGGTTCGTTTCGGCCGCAGGGCCGCGCTCGAGCAGGGCGACGGAATCCTCGAGCTCTACGAAAAGACGCGCGCCGAAGGCTTCGGCGACGAGGTCAAGCGCCGCGTCATGATCGGCACCTACGTCCTGAGCGCGGGCTTTTACGACGCCTATTACAACCGCGCACGGAAGGTCCGTACGCTCATCAAGCGCGACTTCGAAGAGGTCTTCGCCCAAGGGGTGGACGCAATCCTGACGCCCACGACTCCGTCGGCCGCCTTCGGCATCGGCGAGACGGTCGAGGCCGATCCCGTGCAGATGTATCTCAACGACGTCTTCACCGTGACCGTGAACCTCGCGGGGCTTCCCGGCATCAGCGTGCCTGCGGGGCAGGATAGGCAGGGACTGCCCCTGGGCCTTCAGCTTATCGGGCGGCCGTGGGAGGAAGGCGATCTCCTCAACATGGCCTATACGCTGGAGCAATCGGCCGGATTTGTGGCCAAGCCCGCGCGGTGGTGGTAG
- a CDS encoding N-acetylmuramoyl-L-alanine amidase codes for MRPDLVVIHFTAMTDTGSALDRLCDPVAEVSAHYLIDPDGIVHAMVPEDVRAWHAGAGAWGGVVDVNSRSVGIELCNDGRSPFAAAQMDALEEMLRGIMSRWSIPRERIIGHSDCAPGRKADPGRRFDWARLAMRGLAAPTPSSLQTGRFVDDMRRAGYTATDDPAILLAALRLRHRPWACGPRDARDEAIAHGLARDFPVDRKGASG; via the coding sequence GTGCGGCCCGATCTTGTTGTGATCCACTTCACCGCGATGACCGATACGGGCTCTGCGCTCGACCGGCTCTGCGATCCGGTTGCTGAGGTCTCGGCCCACTATCTTATCGATCCGGATGGGATCGTCCACGCAATGGTGCCCGAGGACGTACGCGCCTGGCATGCGGGAGCGGGGGCATGGGGGGGTGTCGTGGATGTGAATTCGCGTTCCGTAGGGATCGAGCTTTGCAATGACGGCCGGTCGCCATTCGCGGCCGCGCAGATGGATGCGCTCGAGGAGATGCTAAGGGGGATCATGTCGCGCTGGTCCATCCCGCGGGAGCGGATCATTGGCCATTCCGATTGCGCCCCGGGCCGCAAGGCGGATCCCGGTCGGCGCTTCGACTGGGCGCGGTTGGCGATGCGGGGCCTTGCGGCTCCGACGCCGAGCTCGCTCCAGACGGGCAGGTTCGTCGACGACATGAGGCGCGCGGGATATACGGCGACCGATGATCCCGCGATTCTGCTCGCGGCGCTGAGGCTCAGGCACCGGCCCTGGGCATGCGGTCCGCGCGACGCAAGGGACGAGGCCATCGCCCATGGTCTTGCCCGTGACTTCCCCGTTGACCGGAAGGGGGCGTCGGGCTAG
- the rpmG gene encoding 50S ribosomal protein L33, which translates to MAKPTTIKIRLNSTADTGHFYVTKKNARTMTEKMSIRKFDPVARKHVEYKEGKIK; encoded by the coding sequence ATGGCGAAGCCAACCACCATCAAGATCCGTCTCAACTCGACGGCGGATACCGGCCATTTCTACGTGACGAAGAAGAACGCTCGCACGATGACCGAGAAGATGTCGATCCGCAAGTTCGACCCGGTCGCGCGCAAGCATGTCGAATACAAGGAAGGCAAGATCAAGTAA
- a CDS encoding cation diffusion facilitator family transporter: MADSTSKDEQQSGSKSTVYAALAANLGIAVTKFIAAAISGSSAMLAEGIHSIVDTANQGLLLLGMARAKRPADEKHPFGYGREIYFWAFVVAVLIFALGSGLSIYEGIRAILHGESEHGSVPWIPLVVLSVSLCFEGYSLSVAIREFRQTRKGRGLWRDLTDMKDPSIFVVLAEDSAACAGLLVAAAGVLLAWLTGNPLWDAGASIVIGVILGIVAFLLAIEVKGLLVGEATDPDLVERVETKVASLPEIDAVNDIRTLHLGPHEILLTMSLDVVDDVPSQRIEALVTEIETNIQERFPDVERIFIEVQSRKDHMSLETEAGTTS; encoded by the coding sequence ATGGCAGATTCCACGTCGAAGGACGAACAGCAATCGGGTAGCAAGTCGACGGTCTACGCCGCGCTCGCCGCCAATCTCGGAATTGCAGTCACGAAATTCATCGCCGCCGCGATCTCGGGCTCATCGGCCATGCTGGCCGAGGGGATCCACTCGATCGTCGATACGGCGAATCAGGGTCTGCTGCTTCTCGGAATGGCGCGTGCCAAGAGGCCCGCCGACGAGAAGCACCCCTTCGGCTATGGGCGCGAGATTTATTTCTGGGCCTTTGTCGTTGCCGTCCTCATCTTCGCGCTGGGATCGGGTCTGTCGATCTACGAAGGGATTCGCGCGATTCTGCATGGTGAGTCCGAACATGGCAGCGTGCCGTGGATCCCGCTCGTCGTGCTGTCGGTTTCGCTGTGCTTCGAGGGATATTCGCTGTCGGTCGCGATCCGCGAATTCCGCCAGACGCGCAAGGGGCGCGGGCTCTGGCGCGATCTGACCGACATGAAGGATCCCTCGATCTTCGTGGTGCTTGCCGAGGACAGCGCGGCCTGTGCGGGGCTTCTCGTGGCGGCGGCAGGTGTGCTGCTTGCATGGCTCACCGGCAATCCGCTCTGGGACGCGGGCGCATCCATCGTCATCGGCGTCATCCTCGGGATCGTGGCGTTCCTGCTCGCGATCGAGGTCAAGGGCCTCCTCGTCGGCGAGGCGACCGATCCCGACCTCGTGGAGCGGGTCGAGACCAAGGTCGCCTCCCTGCCCGAGATCGACGCCGTCAACGACATCCGCACACTGCATCTCGGCCCGCACGAGATCCTGCTGACCATGAGCCTAGACGTTGTGGACGATGTGCCGTCGCAAAGGATCGAGGCATTGGTCACCGAGATCGAGACGAACATCCAGGAACGCTTTCCGGACGTCGAACGCATCTTCATCGAGGTGCAGTCGCGCAAGGACCACATGAGCCTGGAAACCGAGGCGGGCACGACCTCCTGA
- a CDS encoding metallopeptidase family protein has translation MALRAVEALPPDFASAARDVLLHVVDLAPDDMLDDMQIDDPYTLTGLYDGIPMTEKSVFDQPTRPDTVWIFRRAILDEWIERGDVTLGDLVTHVVVHEFAHHFGWSDDDIAAIDEWWT, from the coding sequence ATGGCACTGCGGGCGGTCGAAGCCCTGCCTCCCGATTTCGCGAGTGCCGCACGGGACGTGCTGCTGCATGTCGTCGATCTCGCCCCCGACGACATGCTCGACGACATGCAGATCGACGATCCCTACACGCTCACGGGTCTCTACGACGGCATCCCGATGACGGAGAAATCGGTCTTCGACCAGCCGACCCGACCCGATACCGTCTGGATCTTCCGCCGCGCGATCCTCGACGAATGGATCGAACGCGGCGACGTGACGCTGGGGGATCTCGTGACGCATGTGGTCGTCCATGAGTTCGCCCATCACTTCGGATGGTCCGACGACGACATCGCCGCGATCGACGAATGGTGGACCTGA